In the Bacillota bacterium genome, GGCAAAACGAAGGTGCTTACAGAGAGGATGGGCAGGCTCATCAAGAGAGGAGCCGCACCCTCATCAATCCTGTGTATTACCTTCACCAGGAAGGCGGCGGGGGAATTGAAGGATCGGCTGAGCGGTACCCCTGGAACTGGACAGGCGTGGATAGGGACCTTCCACAGCATATGCTACCGGATACTCAGGGCAGAATCATCTCCCCTGAGTGCTCTTGGGTATGGGGGAGGCTTTACCATAGTAGACGCTACCGGGGCTCGGGCCATCATGAAGGGGATACTCAACAGGCTCGGGGTTGAGGCAAGCCCTGAGGAGGTTTTACGTGCCGTATCTCTATGCCGTCTGACCCTGAAGGATGATCCCCGCGACGGATTCTTACACAAGGCGGCCTCGCTTTACAGGAGGCGTCTCCTTGAATTGAACGCCATGGACTTCGATGACCTCCTTGTAAATACCCTCTGGCTCCTGCAGTCAAGTGACGAGATCAGGTTAAGGTATGCGCGGCGATTTCGCCACGTGCTCATAGATGAATTCCAGGACCTGGACCCATGCCAGTGGGAGATCGTAAAGCTCCTTGCCTCAGTCCACGGCAACTTGTTTGCAGTAGGGGACCCACAGCAGGAGATATTTGCGTTTAAAGGCGGGGCCGTGGGAATTACTCTTGAGTATATGCGGAACTCCAGCACCAGAACCTACATGCTCAGGCGAAATTACAGGTCCGCTGGCAACATCGTGGTTGCTGCAAACTCGTTGATAAAGCACGGCACCACAACGGTGCCCATCCCCCAGTTCCCGGTGAGGGACTGGGGTGATCCAATCGACCTATATGTGGCCTCAAACAACCAAGATGAGGCCATATATGTGGCAGAGCTCATCAAGGACCTTCCTCTCAAGGGAATAGCCCCGGGAGAGATAGCAGTGCTCACCAGGACCAGGGCCCAGCTTGCCCCGATATGCAGGGAGCTTATCCAGGCTCGTGTGCCATTTAGGCTCTCGGAAGGCACGGGGCCGGCCAAGGCTATAAAGGTGATGACCATTCATGCGTCAAAGGGAAAGGAGTTCAGCCATGTGATCCTCCCGGGGCTTGAGGAGGGTATTATTCCCCACTTCAGGGCTGCAAACGAAAGCGATGCAGAGGAGGAACGAAGGCTTATGTGTGTGGCCCTCACGAGTGCCAGGGATAAGCTCTATCTTTCATACTCCATGGAAAAGACTCCTGGAAGGAGGCCGGAATACGTGGGACCTTCTAGATTCCTGAAGGAGATCGATGAGAGGCTCCTGGATATTGTCAACTTCCGGGAGGCAAGCGCCTCATAGTCTACGAAACCGGCAACTACATGAGCATATTGAGGACCGCCATTGCCAGGTACAGCCATTATCCTACACAATGTCCACCAGAATCAACAACTGGTATTTTCCAGCAGACTCTATACCGGCAAAGTTGCTATTTCCATCCCATTTTTGGGAACCTGTGAACCTGATGACTCGTTATACATAAAGGAAGAAAAAATTCTCTAAAGACGGAGGGTCCTATGGAATGAGAGAGTCTGGGTTTTCAAGGAAAATCCATTCTGTGGCTTTGCATGTGTTAATCGCATTGCTCGTTGTTAGCACCATTAGCTCGGTTAGCGTAGCTTCTGGAACATCGGATGGAGCATCGGAGCCTATCAAGAATGCCGTTCTTATCTCATGGGATGGGGTTCAAAGAGACCATCTACGTGAGCTACTGGACGCAGGGCAACTGCCTAATCTCAAAGCCCTCATAGCAGAGGGCACAATAGTAGAAATAGACGTAACGCATAAGACCGACACCAAAGCTGGCCACGCGCAGATGCTCACAGGTTATGGTCCAGAAGTCACAGGAGTATACAGCAACTCTGTTTACCAGCCAATCCCTAAAGGATATACAATCTTCGAGCGGCTCGAAGATGCATTCGGGAAGGATAACATTACAACGATCATGATTACTGGCAAGGGAGGAAACCTCGGTTCGAAAGGACCCACTTCAGAAGAACCCTTAATCGCGGAGCTTCTGTGGAAGCAGTTAGAGAAGAAAGGCGTATCTCGGGATCAGGTATTGGAGAGACTTAAAAAGGTGTTCGGGGACGACAAGGTAGGGCGTGCCATAATCTCTATTATGACGGAAGCCCCTTCTAAAGTTCTGAAAAAGTTATCTTCAGGGTCTGCGAAATCGCCTGAAGGTATGAAAGTAAAACGTCGTTTCGCTATGCAATCCCATCGAGGAGAGCCTTTCTACAACGCAAAACCAGCTATCGATCTCTTCCAGGGCGACAAGGCAAGGCCCGCTGATGAGGTAGGGAAGCTTGCTCTGGATAGCCTGGATCAATATGGTAAGGGACGCTTCTTTGCCTTCTTCCATTTCTCCGATCCCGATCATGCAGGCCACAAATATGGGGAGAATTCTCGTGAATACTCAGATGCCATTGTAGAAGCAGACAAATGGCTGGGACGGATAGTGGAAAAGCTGAAAGAATTAGGGGTATACGAGGAGACGCGCATTTACGTTACCTCAGATCACGGTTTTGATGAGGGGAAGACCACTCATTCTATGGCTCCCTATGTGTTCCTTGCGACGAATGACCCGGCGATTGAACGGAGGGGTGACCAGAGGGATATAGTGCCTACGATTCTCACCCGTATGGGAGTCGACATTTCCAAGGTCAATCCGCCACTTCTCGGGAGGCTCCTGACAGATCCAGAAAAACCCTGGTAGTTGGTGAACCTTTCGTAGCAGATTCTTGACTTCTAAGGTCTCATTAATGTAAATCAAACGGGGCAGCTCATACGGTCGGGCTGCCTCAAATGCTATCCAGTAAAGGAGTGTCTGGACCTGTTAGGTAGTGGAACGATACTGGCCGCGAGGAAGACAGCAGGGAATTCCGTAAAGGTATGAAAGACATCACTACCCGGGCCAGGCGGCGCAGGGCGCTCCAGGAGGCCCGGGCGTGGACACGGGGACTTCCTGAGGCACAAAACGATCTCCGCGAGTTCTTGTGGAAGGGATTATGAGCAGCGACCGCCCGGCAACCGGCAAAAGTAACCACAACCTTGAGAAGAGGGCAATACTCAAGACCTGGCTAGATATCTACTCGATGCTTGAAGCCGAATTTGCCTCTCTGAAAATGTCGGGTAAATGTCGGATGTGAAAATGACATTATAACTCAGTCATAATGACAGCCTTGATACCTTTAGCGCTTTTAGGGCCCGGTTTGCCCATATGTCTCACCCACCTATAGCGAAATAGGTTTGTTCCGTTATGAGGGCATGACCTTTTTACTTTCCCTTAAGAACCTGGTCTATTGAAGCCACAACTTAATTCTCATCAGGAACTCCGAGAATCAAATGTTCCAGATTTGCCTATAAAGTAGGCAGTCCTACGACTTTGGGAGATCCGGCAAGGCTTATCTTCAATCACGAGGCACGGAGCTACCACCTTGCTCTATCCACCCTATTAAGCGCGCCCTGGGTATCCGAATCGTTCGACCGATTCTTACCACAGGAAAATCTGGCTGACGACATATCTCATAAGCGGCAGAGCGGCCGATTCGGAGATATTTAGCAAGTTCATCTACAGTTAAAAACTCCATTTCTTGGTTGCTATCATTGCGGATGCATCTATCACTTTTCATACCATCCATTCCTCCCCGCATACGTTGATTTCATAGATCTCGACGTGAGCACCTCTTGTGATGATTTGTGCCTCCATTTTTTATGCTATGCAGCAAATTCATCATCGTAAGAAAAACAAGCAAAAAAATTATAAAAATATTGCCATGATAGCAAAGTAATGCTATGCTAGCGATGGGGGTGATTTCCATCATGAGGTTTGGCGGACGACTTCGCATAATGCGAAAACAGAGCGGCCTGAGGCTAGTTGATCTTGCCGAGAGGACAGGATTATCGTATTCCTATCTATCGCAATTGGAAACGGGATCTAGGATTCGTCCTTCCGACAGTGTTCTTGAAGCCCTCGGGAGGGCACTGAATGTCCACGTAGATGAATTGCGAGCCTGGGTAGAGGAAGATGTTCCCCGGGACCGAGTCGAGGATCTTAGGAGCTTGGCCGTTAGAAATATCAGATGGCTTGAAGAGATCTCTTCCGTACTGAGCGACGAGACCAGCATACAGAAGATAATAACGCGTTTCCTTGAGCAGGAATACTTAAAGGCCATCAAAAGTGCTACCAAAAACCAAGGACTAAACGCTGACATAGGGCTTCTACTATCTGGGATATCCGCTCATCGCGAGGTCATCAAAGAAGAAATGGATGCGTCGGAGGAAAAAGGTCTGTCTGCAGATGTCGGCGAACCCATCATATCGATTCATGAATTTGTCCGCGAGCTTAAGCTGCTTAATGATAGACTAACACATCTAAATCGCTCAAAGGAGGTTGAAGAACTTGCTTTCGAAATTGAATCCTTAGGGGAAAGGGGCGTTGAATTCATCCGTGAACAGATCAAAATCGCGAAAAGGTACTTTGGGAAATCTCCAGCAAAAGAACTACCTGATGAGAT is a window encoding:
- a CDS encoding ATP-dependent helicase, whose translation is MHLDPDQSRAVDAPCGHILVLAPAGSGKTKVLTERMGRLIKRGAAPSSILCITFTRKAAGELKDRLSGTPGTGQAWIGTFHSICYRILRAESSPLSALGYGGGFTIVDATGARAIMKGILNRLGVEASPEEVLRAVSLCRLTLKDDPRDGFLHKAASLYRRRLLELNAMDFDDLLVNTLWLLQSSDEIRLRYARRFRHVLIDEFQDLDPCQWEIVKLLASVHGNLFAVGDPQQEIFAFKGGAVGITLEYMRNSSTRTYMLRRNYRSAGNIVVAANSLIKHGTTTVPIPQFPVRDWGDPIDLYVASNNQDEAIYVAELIKDLPLKGIAPGEIAVLTRTRAQLAPICRELIQARVPFRLSEGTGPAKAIKVMTIHASKGKEFSHVILPGLEEGIIPHFRAANESDAEEERRLMCVALTSARDKLYLSYSMEKTPGRRPEYVGPSRFLKEIDERLLDIVNFREASAS
- a CDS encoding sulfatase-like hydrolase/transferase; translation: MRESGFSRKIHSVALHVLIALLVVSTISSVSVASGTSDGASEPIKNAVLISWDGVQRDHLRELLDAGQLPNLKALIAEGTIVEIDVTHKTDTKAGHAQMLTGYGPEVTGVYSNSVYQPIPKGYTIFERLEDAFGKDNITTIMITGKGGNLGSKGPTSEEPLIAELLWKQLEKKGVSRDQVLERLKKVFGDDKVGRAIISIMTEAPSKVLKKLSSGSAKSPEGMKVKRRFAMQSHRGEPFYNAKPAIDLFQGDKARPADEVGKLALDSLDQYGKGRFFAFFHFSDPDHAGHKYGENSREYSDAIVEADKWLGRIVEKLKELGVYEETRIYVTSDHGFDEGKTTHSMAPYVFLATNDPAIERRGDQRDIVPTILTRMGVDISKVNPPLLGRLLTDPEKPW
- a CDS encoding helix-turn-helix domain-containing protein, which produces MKSDRCIRNDSNQEMEFLTVDELAKYLRIGRSAAYEICRQPDFPVVRIGRTIRIPRARLIGWIEQGGSSVPRD
- a CDS encoding helix-turn-helix domain-containing protein — its product is MRFGGRLRIMRKQSGLRLVDLAERTGLSYSYLSQLETGSRIRPSDSVLEALGRALNVHVDELRAWVEEDVPRDRVEDLRSLAVRNIRWLEEISSVLSDETSIQKIITRFLEQEYLKAIKSATKNQGLNADIGLLLSGISAHREVIKEEMDASEEKGLSADVGEPIISIHEFVRELKLLNDRLTHLNRSKEVEELAFEIESLGERGVEFIREQIKIAKRYFGKSPAKELPDEIGGTN